One window of bacterium genomic DNA carries:
- a CDS encoding AAA family ATPase, translating into MYQSFFGLVERPFNLTPDTHFIYPSPQHEGILKTLEYGINERKGFLLLTGEVGTGKTTLLRALLNRLPINVSTSLILNPLLSTEELLKSILKDFGCKTQAQTTHDMLDALNHFVLEKNRAGENAVVFIDEAQNLSFESLEMTRLLSNLETEREKLLQIVLVGQPELEEKLAEPRLRQLAQRIQIFCKLQPLDRTNLERYVHYRLERAGHRPMVEFEKSAFKELYRASGGVPRVVNSICENALLAAYSLDTRVISGNLVKKAAQEVPYHVHHS; encoded by the coding sequence GTGTACCAGAGCTTTTTCGGTCTTGTGGAAAGACCTTTTAATTTAACACCCGATACCCATTTTATTTATCCCTCTCCGCAACATGAAGGGATTTTAAAAACATTGGAGTATGGGATTAATGAACGTAAGGGGTTTTTATTGCTTACTGGAGAAGTAGGCACTGGTAAAACAACCCTCTTGCGCGCGCTTTTAAACCGCCTCCCCATCAACGTTTCCACAAGTCTCATTTTAAATCCCTTACTCTCCACCGAAGAACTCTTAAAAAGCATCTTAAAAGATTTTGGCTGCAAAACCCAAGCTCAAACCACGCACGACATGCTGGATGCCTTAAATCATTTTGTTTTGGAAAAAAACAGGGCCGGCGAAAATGCCGTAGTGTTTATTGATGAGGCGCAAAATTTATCCTTTGAATCGCTAGAAATGACCCGTCTTTTATCTAATTTAGAAACCGAACGTGAAAAATTGTTGCAGATTGTTTTAGTGGGTCAACCCGAACTGGAAGAAAAACTGGCCGAACCCAGGCTGCGCCAGTTAGCCCAACGCATTCAAATTTTTTGCAAATTGCAGCCACTCGACCGTACCAATTTAGAACGTTACGTGCATTATCGATTGGAACGTGCCGGGCACAGGCCCATGGTAGAATTTGAAAAATCGGCCTTTAAAGAATTGTATAGGGCCAGTGGTGGCGTACCCCGTGTGGTAAACAGCATTTGTGAAAACGCGCTCTTGGCCGCTTACTCTTTAGACACACGGGTTATCAGCGGAAATTTGGTTAAAAAAGCGGCACAGGAGGTGCCTTATCATGTCCATCATTCTTGA
- a CDS encoding tetratricopeptide repeat protein, whose protein sequence is MSIILDALKKAEKERQDQTSPEQPAQAPTPGPKKTSSVLMGIVVMMGLFGAGFLIYNHFLKDRFFTQQVATPVLQPKTIAAPSPDEEAAKLKDEALTLFYSEDYKKSERKWQQVVETTPNDADAYNSLGLTQKKMGDANSAYHSYEKALELKPDFPEALNNMAALYLERNQTDKAKDLLDRAIGLKNDYAEAYFHRAVASERLGELAKATTDYKKFLDLTPNIEPGLEGQIKMRLALMEAQKEKK, encoded by the coding sequence ATGTCCATCATTCTTGATGCCTTAAAAAAAGCCGAAAAAGAACGCCAAGACCAAACCTCACCCGAACAGCCAGCACAAGCACCAACACCAGGCCCCAAAAAAACATCGTCTGTGCTCATGGGTATTGTGGTGATGATGGGACTTTTTGGTGCGGGCTTTTTAATTTATAACCACTTTTTAAAAGATCGTTTTTTTACGCAGCAGGTAGCCACTCCCGTTTTGCAGCCTAAAACCATTGCCGCCCCCTCACCCGACGAAGAAGCTGCAAAATTAAAAGATGAAGCGCTCACTCTTTTTTACAGCGAAGATTACAAAAAAAGCGAACGTAAATGGCAGCAAGTGGTAGAAACTACCCCCAACGACGCCGATGCCTACAACAGTTTGGGATTAACACAAAAAAAGATGGGTGATGCCAACAGCGCTTACCACTCCTACGAAAAAGCACTGGAGTTAAAACCCGATTTCCCCGAAGCCTTAAACAACATGGCCGCCCTGTATTTGGAACGCAACCAAACCGATAAAGCCAAAGACCTGCTGGATCGCGCCATTGGCCTAAAAAATGATTATGCCGAGGCTTATTTTCACCGTGCCGTAGCAAGCGAACGTTTGGGCGAACTAGCTAAAGCAACCACCGATTATAAAAAGTTTTTGGATTTAACTCCCAATATTGAACCGGGACTGGAAGGCCAAATAAAAATGCGTTTGGCTCTTATGGAAGCACAAAAAGAAAAGAAATAA
- the pilM gene encoding pilus assembly protein PilM: protein MDLKTNLTLDMFKPRLPSRKTNTLGVDIGTQSVKVVRLSVKESQKPKFEFAGILESSPSDPQFANKFKDFISKNKLSDLNAAVSIEDKSLKIRKLELPKMPDADLKEAVKWKMRDVVEGNIEDFVVRSSIVSGNEPDSKKLTLVGYAIKKASVTHAMKHLSDAGLRPVFVEPSAVSLASSIDNFYPSDDMWLAGLDLGYSKSTMIIIGRGKYYFSRPLPGISIQNSEQDAENFNPKLAAEIQNTLDTFAVTFQVEQINQMFLSGGGSNRDGLLDYLTKNLGLKSTLLDPFSFVDISPDKYEKIEGRHLYAPAVALAMITQYD, encoded by the coding sequence ATGGATCTTAAAACCAACCTCACGCTCGACATGTTTAAGCCGCGTCTTCCCTCGCGTAAAACCAATACGCTGGGTGTAGATATTGGCACACAATCGGTTAAAGTGGTGCGTTTATCGGTAAAAGAAAGTCAAAAACCAAAATTTGAGTTTGCAGGCATTCTTGAATCTAGTCCGTCAGACCCACAGTTTGCCAATAAATTTAAAGATTTTATTTCCAAAAATAAACTCTCTGACCTTAATGCCGCCGTATCTATTGAAGACAAAAGTTTAAAAATTCGCAAACTGGAATTGCCCAAAATGCCCGATGCCGATTTAAAAGAAGCCGTTAAATGGAAAATGCGCGATGTAGTAGAAGGCAATATTGAAGATTTTGTGGTGCGCTCATCTATTGTGAGCGGTAACGAACCCGACTCTAAAAAACTAACTTTAGTAGGATACGCCATTAAAAAAGCCTCCGTTACGCATGCCATGAAGCATTTATCGGATGCGGGGCTGCGTCCGGTTTTTGTAGAGCCTTCGGCCGTAAGCTTGGCTTCCAGCATCGATAATTTTTACCCGTCGGATGACATGTGGCTGGCAGGGCTAGATTTGGGATATTCCAAATCCACCATGATTATTATTGGGCGCGGTAAATATTATTTTTCACGTCCACTTCCGGGCATTAGCATTCAAAATAGTGAGCAAGATGCCGAAAATTTTAACCCCAAACTTGCTGCCGAAATTCAAAACACGCTGGATACCTTTGCCGTAACCTTTCAGGTGGAACAAATTAACCAAATGTTTTTATCGGGCGGCGGATCTAATCGCGACGGGTTATTGGATTACCTCACAAAAAATTTAGGTCTTAAATCCACACTGCTTGATCCTTTTTCATTTGTGGATATTAGCCCAGATAAATACGAAAAAATTGAAGGCCGGCATTTGTATGCCCCGGCCGTGGCATTAGCGATGATTACGCAATATGATTGA
- a CDS encoding PilN domain-containing protein: protein MIERINFIEKKPFDFTYQKILAIVGVFMAVAALLFGYQTVRFKIHEKKMASLNESIQQLQHERDRLLKAAPPKIGGGRHADLTNIFNTTPIWNELVDDITGRLPSTVWLTEFTGSVRTNTPAPSKKDKKESKPENPMEETAAPSVTRSLELKGNAKEFDNIALFLSQLSASPFIKGATLTDSKKTQDIYTFSIECDLATGSL, encoded by the coding sequence ATGATTGAACGTATAAATTTTATAGAAAAGAAGCCGTTTGACTTTACCTACCAAAAAATTTTGGCGATTGTAGGGGTGTTTATGGCCGTAGCGGCTCTTTTATTTGGCTATCAAACCGTGCGTTTTAAAATACACGAAAAAAAGATGGCCTCGCTCAATGAATCCATTCAGCAATTGCAGCACGAACGCGACCGCTTGCTAAAAGCCGCCCCGCCCAAAATAGGCGGCGGGCGTCATGCCGATTTAACCAATATTTTTAACACCACGCCCATATGGAATGAACTGGTGGATGATATTACCGGACGCCTTCCCAGCACGGTATGGCTTACCGAATTTACCGGATCGGTGCGTACCAATACGCCGGCCCCTTCCAAAAAAGATAAAAAAGAATCAAAGCCCGAAAACCCCATGGAAGAAACAGCGGCTCCCAGTGTAACCCGCTCGCTGGAGCTAAAAGGGAATGCCAAAGAATTTGACAATATCGCACTTTTTTTAAGCCAGCTGAGTGCCTCGCCCTTTATAAAAGGGGCTACCCTCACCGATTCTAAAAAAACACAGGATATTTATACTTTTTCTATTGAATGCGATTTGGCAACAGGAAGCTTGTAA
- a CDS encoding type 4a pilus biogenesis protein PilO, giving the protein MDSTLKKSATPRELVMIIVATIALFMIFIRMVYKPNAQKMADLSTQMESVLAEQKSLSQQVELLTQQKQKKQESEPPVVGNSKIQILNGALKPDISETPELIKTLSDPAFVNGLVIDSISYKPEKPSGAHKEIPITIRAHGTFNKLNGFLKNLDELNVLFSVDSVTITTDSIVQGEMSVDMSATFYLIEGIHAEQHS; this is encoded by the coding sequence ATGGACAGCACACTTAAAAAATCGGCAACCCCGCGTGAACTGGTGATGATTATTGTGGCCACCATCGCCCTTTTTATGATTTTTATCCGCATGGTTTATAAACCCAACGCGCAAAAAATGGCCGATTTAAGTACGCAAATGGAAAGTGTATTGGCCGAACAAAAATCGCTGTCTCAACAGGTAGAATTGTTAACGCAGCAAAAACAAAAAAAGCAGGAAAGCGAACCTCCGGTAGTGGGTAACTCCAAAATACAAATTTTAAATGGCGCCTTAAAACCCGATATTTCGGAAACGCCCGAACTTATCAAAACTCTTTCCGACCCTGCTTTTGTAAACGGGCTAGTTATTGATTCCATTTCTTACAAACCCGAAAAGCCATCAGGAGCCCACAAAGAAATACCTATTACCATACGAGCTCATGGTACCTTCAACAAGCTCAATGGTTTTTTAAAAAACCTGGATGAATTAAACGTGCTTTTTTCGGTTGATTCTGTCACCATTACTACCGACTCCATAGTACAAGGCGAGATGTCGGTGGATATGAGTGCCACCTTTTATTTAATTGAGGGGATTCATGCTGAACAACATTCGTAA